From a single Streptomyces sp. NBC_00377 genomic region:
- the lpdA gene encoding dihydrolipoyl dehydrogenase: protein MTEQDERFDVVVLGAGPGGYVAAVRAAQLGKRVAVVEEKYWGGVCLNVGCIPTKALLRNAELAHIFTHEAKTFGIKVDGQVSFDYGEAYRRSRKVADGRVKGVHYLMKKNKITEVDGRGTFVDDHTLQVAGYEGDTRTIGFDHCIVATGATPRLLPGTKRSARVVTYEEQILADDLPQSVVIAGAGAIGIEFAYVLHNYGVKVTIVEFLDRVAPLEDAEVSAELAKQYRKLGIDVLTSTRVESIDESGPQVRVTVTGKDGAQQVLEADKVLQAIGFAPNVTGYGLENTGVRVTERGAIDVDGRCRTSVPHIYAIGDVTAKLMLAHAAEAMGIIAAETLADAETMELDYAMIPRATYCQPQIASFGYTEAQAREKGYDVKVAKFPFTANGKSHGLGDTTGFVKLISDARYGELIGGHLIGPDVTELLPELTLAQQWDLTVHEVARNVHAHPTLGEAVKEAVHGLAGHMINM from the coding sequence ATGACCGAGCAGGACGAACGCTTCGACGTCGTGGTCCTCGGGGCCGGTCCGGGCGGCTACGTCGCCGCGGTCCGAGCCGCCCAGCTGGGCAAGCGCGTCGCCGTCGTCGAGGAGAAGTACTGGGGCGGCGTCTGTCTCAACGTGGGCTGCATCCCCACCAAGGCCCTCCTGCGCAACGCCGAACTCGCCCACATCTTCACCCACGAGGCGAAGACCTTCGGCATCAAGGTCGACGGCCAGGTCTCCTTCGACTACGGGGAGGCGTACCGCCGCAGCCGCAAGGTCGCCGACGGCCGGGTCAAGGGCGTCCATTACCTGATGAAGAAGAACAAGATCACCGAGGTCGACGGCCGCGGCACCTTCGTCGACGACCACACCCTCCAGGTGGCCGGCTACGAGGGCGACACCCGCACCATCGGCTTCGACCACTGCATCGTCGCCACCGGCGCCACGCCCCGGCTGCTCCCCGGCACCAAGCGCAGCGCCCGCGTGGTGACGTACGAGGAGCAGATCCTGGCCGACGACCTTCCGCAGTCCGTCGTCATCGCCGGAGCCGGTGCCATCGGCATCGAGTTCGCTTACGTCCTGCACAACTACGGCGTGAAGGTCACGATCGTCGAGTTCCTGGACCGGGTCGCGCCCCTGGAGGACGCCGAGGTGTCGGCCGAACTCGCCAAGCAGTACCGGAAGCTTGGCATCGACGTACTCACCTCCACCCGGGTGGAGTCCATCGACGAGTCCGGTCCGCAGGTCCGCGTCACGGTCACCGGGAAGGACGGCGCCCAGCAGGTCCTGGAGGCCGACAAGGTGCTCCAGGCGATCGGCTTCGCCCCGAACGTCACCGGCTACGGCCTGGAGAACACAGGGGTGCGGGTCACCGAGCGCGGCGCGATCGACGTCGACGGCCGCTGCCGCACCTCCGTCCCGCACATCTACGCCATCGGCGACGTCACCGCGAAGCTCATGCTCGCGCACGCCGCCGAGGCCATGGGCATCATCGCCGCCGAGACCCTCGCCGACGCGGAGACCATGGAACTGGACTACGCCATGATCCCGCGCGCCACCTACTGCCAGCCCCAGATCGCCAGCTTCGGCTACACCGAGGCCCAGGCGCGCGAGAAGGGCTACGACGTCAAGGTGGCGAAGTTCCCGTTCACCGCGAACGGCAAGTCGCACGGCCTCGGCGACACCACCGGCTTCGTGAAACTGATCAGCGACGCCAGGTACGGCGAGCTCATCGGCGGTCATCTGATCGGCCCCGACGTCACCGAGCTCCTGCCCGAGCTGACCCTCGCCCAGCAGTGGGACCTCACCGTCCACGAGGTCGCCCGCAACGTCCACGCCCACCCGACGCTGGGCGAGGCCGTGAAGGAGGCCGTCCACGGCCTGGCCGGCCACATGATCAACATGTAG